A genomic stretch from Thermococcus sp. includes:
- a CDS encoding mRNA surveillance protein pelota, translated as MQIIHQDVREGKMKVKAETLDDLWHLYHIIDPGDVVYAKTLRKQSQRSDSLRAEKVEVIPVFLGVKAEKINFHKFANQVRVTGPIIYASREDVPLGKYHTIAIEEGTVVTIEKPHWKEHHIERLNEAVEASKRARVMIVVIDDGEADMAIVREYGVELLNSIHHNLGGKRYNTDRESEEKRFFHDVAKTMGEIMNRENVEKAIVAGPGFVKEDFHKFLRESYPELAKKVVIEDTSVTGRTGIYEVIKRGTVEKVYHENRVAREIQLVERVLENIARNNGLSAYGLKEVEEATNYGAVETLLVLDELLKGEHRGKIEGLMDAVRYSRGEVVVISSEHEGGEKLKALGGLAALLRFRVK; from the coding sequence GTGCAGATAATCCACCAGGACGTCAGGGAGGGCAAGATGAAGGTTAAGGCCGAGACTTTGGATGATCTCTGGCACCTTTATCATATAATTGACCCCGGTGACGTTGTTTATGCCAAAACTCTCCGCAAGCAGAGCCAGAGGAGCGACTCACTCCGTGCTGAAAAGGTCGAGGTCATCCCGGTCTTCCTCGGCGTTAAAGCCGAGAAGATAAACTTCCATAAGTTTGCCAACCAGGTTAGGGTTACGGGGCCAATAATTTACGCTAGCAGGGAGGATGTTCCCCTCGGCAAGTATCACACGATAGCGATTGAAGAGGGAACGGTCGTAACGATAGAGAAGCCCCACTGGAAGGAGCACCACATAGAAAGGTTAAATGAGGCCGTTGAGGCTTCCAAAAGGGCGAGGGTGATGATAGTCGTCATCGACGACGGTGAGGCAGATATGGCGATCGTGAGAGAGTACGGGGTTGAACTCCTCAACAGCATACACCACAACCTCGGTGGGAAGCGCTACAACACCGACCGTGAGAGCGAGGAGAAAAGGTTCTTCCACGACGTTGCAAAAACTATGGGAGAGATAATGAACCGCGAGAACGTCGAAAAGGCCATTGTTGCCGGCCCCGGCTTTGTCAAGGAGGACTTCCACAAGTTCCTGCGCGAGAGCTACCCTGAGCTGGCAAAGAAGGTCGTCATCGAAGACACTAGTGTGACCGGAAGAACGGGCATCTACGAGGTCATAAAACGCGGGACTGTTGAGAAGGTCTACCACGAGAACCGCGTTGCGAGGGAGATACAGCTCGTCGAGAGGGTTCTCGAGAACATCGCGAGGAACAATGGCCTGTCAGCGTACGGCCTTAAAGAGGTTGAGGAGGCGACAAACTACGGGGCGGTTGAGACACTTTTGGTGCTTGATGAACTCCTTAAAGGAGAGCACAGGGGTAAGATAGAAGGACTAATGGATGCCGTCCGTTACTCGCGCGGCGAGGTTGTGGTTATCAGCTCGGAGCACGAGGGAGGGGAGAAGCTCAAGGCTCTGGGCGGTTTAGCGGCTCTGCTGAGATTCAGGGTGAAGTGA
- the pepQ gene encoding Xaa-Pro dipeptidase PepQ encodes MWMRIEKLRDFIAEKELNGVLMMSHENLFYFTGSSPVLGGYLVVTLDDAVFIVPELEYEEAMRTSKVPVEKFKTGKELYERLSSFKLRKLGIEGKTSFSTLQTLKENAGVEDFIAVDEVIKELRIIKTPEEIKMIEAACGIADQAMMAALEEISEGKREREIAAKMEYVMKMNGAEKPAFDTIIASGWRSALPHGIASDKRIDKGDLVVIDEGALYRHYHSDMTRTIVVGSPNEKQREIYEIVLEAQKKGVEAARPGITAKEIDTIARNVIAEYGYGDYFIHSTGHGVGLEIHEWPRVSQFDETLLKPGMVVTVEPGIYLPKFGGVRIEDTIVITENGARRLTKTERELI; translated from the coding sequence GTGTGGATGAGGATTGAAAAGCTCAGAGATTTTATAGCGGAAAAGGAACTCAACGGTGTTCTCATGATGTCCCATGAGAACCTCTTCTACTTTACAGGTTCCTCCCCCGTCTTGGGGGGCTACCTCGTCGTTACTCTGGACGACGCGGTCTTCATTGTTCCGGAGCTTGAATACGAGGAAGCTATGAGGACATCGAAGGTACCAGTTGAGAAGTTTAAGACTGGAAAAGAGCTTTACGAGAGACTTTCTTCATTTAAACTCAGGAAACTTGGTATAGAGGGAAAAACGAGCTTTTCAACGCTTCAGACCCTCAAAGAGAATGCTGGCGTCGAGGACTTCATAGCCGTGGACGAGGTTATCAAGGAGCTTCGCATAATCAAGACACCCGAGGAAATAAAGATGATTGAGGCCGCCTGTGGGATAGCAGACCAGGCCATGATGGCCGCTCTGGAGGAGATAAGCGAGGGCAAGCGCGAGAGGGAGATAGCGGCAAAGATGGAGTACGTCATGAAGATGAACGGTGCCGAGAAGCCGGCCTTTGACACAATAATCGCAAGCGGATGGCGTTCCGCTTTACCCCACGGAATAGCAAGCGACAAGAGGATAGATAAGGGCGACCTCGTCGTTATCGATGAGGGGGCACTTTACAGGCACTACCACTCGGATATGACGCGCACAATCGTCGTCGGTTCGCCAAATGAAAAGCAGAGGGAAATCTATGAGATCGTCCTCGAGGCCCAGAAAAAGGGCGTCGAAGCGGCAAGACCGGGAATAACAGCAAAGGAGATTGACACCATCGCCAGGAACGTCATAGCGGAGTACGGCTACGGCGATTACTTTATTCACTCAACGGGGCACGGCGTTGGGCTGGAGATACACGAGTGGCCGAGGGTGAGCCAGTTTGACGAGACGCTTCTCAAACCCGGAATGGTGGTAACCGTCGAGCCGGGCATCTACCTGCCGAAGTTTGGTGGAGTTCGCATAGAGGACACTATAGTCATCACGGAGAACGGTGCGAGAAGGCTGACCAAGACGGAAAGGGAACTTATCTGA
- a CDS encoding haloacid dehalogenase yields the protein MAVYLFDFDGTLVDSTGAVEKALRLAIEKTIPAVIESDLYDEYYKALFLFIKGKLTYQYLGVIHELVAQGTIHEYYKLMPRYIRDFPFARQLVKTLRKRGRYVISFSGEHTYPGGKVIFMKKTNWYDEFDEVITFRGTKDMLTKFQTLRELYPDEPFVWVDDSPSRFTYILDENTLLIQKASPHKSDVALLFDRQNFIKIKPLREVLEIDEGLMDFENKT from the coding sequence ATGGCAGTTTATCTCTTCGACTTCGATGGAACACTTGTCGACAGCACCGGAGCGGTGGAAAAGGCCCTCAGACTGGCCATTGAGAAAACCATCCCTGCCGTGATTGAGAGCGACCTCTACGACGAGTACTACAAGGCTCTCTTCCTATTCATCAAGGGCAAGCTGACCTATCAGTACCTAGGTGTCATACACGAGCTCGTAGCCCAAGGCACGATACACGAGTATTACAAGCTGATGCCTAGGTACATCAGGGATTTCCCGTTCGCGAGACAGCTTGTGAAGACGCTTAGAAAGCGCGGTCGCTACGTCATCAGCTTCTCGGGAGAACACACTTATCCCGGCGGCAAGGTCATATTCATGAAGAAAACGAACTGGTACGACGAGTTCGACGAGGTTATAACCTTCAGGGGCACGAAGGACATGCTAACGAAGTTCCAGACCCTTAGGGAGCTTTATCCCGATGAACCCTTTGTCTGGGTGGATGACAGCCCGAGCAGGTTTACCTACATCCTCGACGAGAACACCCTCCTCATCCAGAAAGCCTCCCCCCACAAGAGCGATGTCGCGCTCCTCTTCGACAGGCAGAACTTTATAAAAATCAAACCCCTCCGTGAGGTTCTTGAGATAGATGAGGGACTGATGGACTTCGAGAACAAAACTTAA
- a CDS encoding 50S ribosomal protein L35ae: MRRNHQNGRTQEKGAHPSYAKTKEHQDNNHMIMKPLRIDDGNEASRLTGRKMFGKVLKPHGNRGEVKAYFRPGLPSQALGDYVEIL; encoded by the coding sequence TTGAGAAGGAACCATCAAAACGGCAGGACTCAGGAGAAAGGTGCTCATCCTTCCTACGCCAAGACAAAAGAGCATCAGGACAACAATCACATGATTATGAAGCCTCTCAGGATAGACGACGGGAACGAGGCGTCGAGGCTGACCGGCAGGAAGATGTTCGGAAAGGTTCTCAAGCCCCACGGCAATCGCGGCGAGGTCAAGGCCTACTTCAGGCCGGGCCTTCCTAGTCAGGCCCTTGGGGACTACGTTGAGATTCTCTAA
- a CDS encoding tRNA (guanine(10)-N(2))-dimethyltransferase — MEFVEVREGLARILVPRAERIYDAPVFYNPVMSLNRDISVLAVKLLHSRRVLDALSATGIRGIRYALETPVEEAWLNDISEDAFKLILKNVELNLGVDGKQLGEKRVAFKGEKALVVNQGDANRLMAENFRYFDFLDLDPFGSPIEFLDTALRSVKRKGVLAITATDTGVLCGAYRHACLRKYLAEPIRGELCHEAGLRILIGTVVRYAVKYDLGIDVLLAYHRDHYFRAFLRLKSGARKADKSLSQLGYLWQGENGEFEYSEGVLPERPKAHGPLWLGSLKEKEFVDRLHKEAKNHPLAHKKTLQFLGLLTEELDVPFLYDTHALARRNGLQARKLAAMIEILLEEGYRATRTHFSPKALKTDAPFEEVLGALRRLQ, encoded by the coding sequence ATGGAGTTCGTTGAGGTGAGAGAAGGTCTAGCGAGGATACTAGTTCCAAGGGCGGAGAGAATATACGACGCTCCCGTCTTCTATAACCCTGTGATGTCTCTCAACAGGGACATAAGCGTCTTAGCAGTCAAGCTCCTCCACTCTAGGAGGGTTCTCGACGCACTCTCAGCAACCGGAATCCGGGGTATCCGCTACGCCCTTGAAACTCCTGTGGAGGAGGCCTGGCTCAACGACATCAGCGAGGATGCCTTCAAGCTCATACTGAAGAATGTAGAACTGAATCTCGGCGTTGATGGCAAACAGCTTGGCGAAAAACGAGTGGCCTTTAAAGGTGAGAAAGCCCTCGTGGTAAACCAAGGCGACGCCAACAGGCTGATGGCCGAGAACTTCCGCTACTTTGACTTCCTTGACTTAGACCCCTTCGGCTCGCCGATCGAGTTTCTTGACACAGCTTTGAGGAGCGTGAAGCGGAAGGGTGTTCTGGCCATTACCGCCACAGATACCGGTGTCCTCTGCGGAGCCTACAGACATGCTTGCCTGCGCAAATACCTAGCGGAGCCGATAAGGGGAGAACTATGCCACGAGGCAGGGCTTAGAATTCTAATCGGAACCGTTGTTAGGTACGCGGTCAAGTACGACCTCGGCATTGATGTTCTATTAGCTTACCACCGTGACCACTACTTCCGGGCCTTCCTCAGACTGAAGAGCGGCGCGAGGAAAGCCGATAAAAGCCTTTCCCAGCTCGGCTATCTGTGGCAGGGGGAGAACGGAGAGTTTGAGTACTCAGAGGGGGTTTTACCGGAGAGACCAAAGGCACACGGTCCCCTCTGGCTTGGTTCACTGAAGGAGAAAGAATTCGTTGATAGGCTACACAAAGAAGCCAAAAACCATCCCCTAGCCCACAAAAAGACCCTCCAGTTCCTTGGACTCCTAACCGAAGAACTGGACGTCCCGTTCCTCTATGACACCCACGCCCTAGCGAGGAGAAATGGCCTGCAGGCAAGAAAGCTCGCGGCAATGATTGAAATCCTCTTGGAAGAGGGTTACAGGGCAACGAGGACGCACTTCTCACCGAAGGCGCTCAAGACGGACGCGCCCTTCGAGGAGGTTCTTGGTGCCTTAAGGAGGCTCCAGTAA
- a CDS encoding MATE family efflux transporter, with translation MVHLNENQRRLWALAWPAITGNISQTLLNLVDMIMVGHLGALAIAAVGLGGQVSWFMMPIMAAVATGTLALVARFIGSKDDANAILALEQSLYLAFLLGIPVMLFGWFFGADILRIMGAKQGVVELGYAYIKVVFAFYPVRFVGFTAYSALRGAGDTRTPMKLGILMNIINAVFDYLLIYGKLGFPRLGAVGAAWASGIGITTSMLIVLYLLWRGRLVLTFRPSWSFHPEMAKRILRIGLPTMVERSLFSFYSFLYMSIVTRFGTVALAAHQVGLRVESIAYMPAFGFNVAASALVGQSLGEGKPEKAERFVYEALKMVGLFMGVMAAIIVFFPRYLVMPFIDPADPHYAEILHLASIYLIIVGTSEVPLGWLFVLSGALRGAGDTKTPMYITAINKLLFRIVPAYLLGFGFTVGPIHFEGLGVIAAWIAMSFETFITAGFFWWAFRRGKWKHVKV, from the coding sequence ATGGTTCACCTCAACGAGAACCAGCGAAGGCTCTGGGCTTTAGCGTGGCCCGCCATAACTGGCAACATATCCCAAACGCTGCTCAATTTAGTGGACATGATAATGGTCGGCCACCTCGGTGCCCTCGCCATCGCCGCGGTCGGACTCGGGGGCCAGGTCAGCTGGTTTATGATGCCGATAATGGCGGCAGTTGCCACCGGAACGCTTGCCTTAGTTGCCCGCTTCATCGGCTCAAAAGACGATGCCAATGCCATTCTCGCCTTGGAGCAGAGCCTTTACCTGGCCTTCCTCCTTGGAATCCCGGTCATGCTCTTCGGTTGGTTCTTCGGGGCTGACATCCTGCGGATAATGGGTGCCAAACAGGGTGTCGTTGAACTTGGTTACGCCTACATCAAGGTCGTTTTTGCCTTCTATCCGGTGAGATTTGTCGGCTTCACCGCCTACTCCGCCCTAAGGGGGGCGGGGGATACTAGAACCCCGATGAAGCTCGGCATTCTCATGAACATCATCAACGCCGTCTTTGACTACCTTCTGATCTACGGAAAGCTGGGCTTCCCGCGGCTTGGGGCGGTTGGAGCCGCTTGGGCATCTGGAATAGGGATAACAACATCAATGTTGATAGTCCTCTACCTCCTCTGGCGCGGAAGGCTTGTTCTCACGTTTAGACCAAGCTGGAGCTTCCATCCTGAGATGGCGAAGAGAATCCTGCGCATAGGCCTCCCGACGATGGTTGAGAGGAGTCTCTTCAGCTTTTACAGCTTCCTCTACATGAGCATCGTCACCCGCTTCGGAACGGTGGCCTTGGCCGCTCATCAGGTCGGCCTGCGCGTTGAGAGCATAGCCTACATGCCCGCCTTCGGCTTCAACGTTGCCGCCTCCGCTCTAGTAGGTCAGAGCCTCGGCGAAGGAAAGCCGGAGAAGGCGGAGCGCTTCGTCTACGAGGCCCTCAAGATGGTTGGCCTGTTCATGGGTGTGATGGCCGCCATCATCGTCTTCTTCCCGCGTTATCTTGTGATGCCCTTCATTGACCCAGCGGATCCGCACTATGCGGAGATTCTTCACCTGGCCAGTATTTACCTCATAATCGTCGGGACAAGTGAGGTTCCGCTCGGCTGGCTCTTCGTTCTCAGCGGTGCCCTTAGGGGAGCTGGAGATACGAAGACGCCGATGTACATAACAGCCATCAACAAGCTCCTCTTTAGAATAGTGCCGGCTTACCTCCTTGGTTTCGGCTTCACAGTGGGGCCGATTCACTTTGAGGGGCTTGGCGTCATAGCGGCATGGATAGCGATGAGCTTCGAGACCTTTATCACCGCAGGGTTCTTCTGGTGGGCCTTCAGAAGGGGGAAGTGGAAGCACGTAAAGGTGTGA
- a CDS encoding 50S ribosomal protein L37e — MGAGTEPKGKRNHTPTHIRCRRCGRRAFNVQKGYCAACGFGRSKRMRKYSWSHKWKKKRNLKY; from the coding sequence ATGGGAGCCGGAACGGAGCCGAAGGGCAAGAGGAACCATACTCCAACTCACATTAGGTGCAGGCGTTGCGGAAGGCGCGCCTTCAACGTCCAGAAGGGCTACTGCGCCGCCTGCGGCTTCGGTAGAAGCAAGCGCATGAGGAAGTACAGCTGGTCCCACAAGTGGAAGAAGAAGAGGAACCTCAAGTACTGA
- a CDS encoding LSm family protein yields the protein MAERPLDVIHKSLDKDVLVLLKRGSEFRGKLIGYDIHLNVVLADASLISDGEEVKRYGKIVIRGDNVLAISPVELE from the coding sequence ATGGCGGAAAGACCACTTGACGTTATACACAAGTCCCTTGACAAGGATGTCCTCGTGCTCCTGAAGAGGGGTTCCGAGTTCAGGGGCAAGCTCATCGGTTACGACATCCACCTGAACGTCGTCCTCGCCGATGCATCGCTCATAAGCGACGGTGAGGAGGTTAAGAGGTACGGTAAAATCGTCATCAGGGGAGACAACGTCTTGGCTATCTCCCCGGTTGAGCTTGAGTGA
- the glyS gene encoding glycine--tRNA ligase gives MEKKPDKYEILQDLMRRRGFAWGSFEIYGGSRGFYDYGPLGAAIKRKIERKIRKAFQREGFFELETPDITPEKVFIASGHIEKFVDPIVECRKCGARFRADHLVEEALGIDTEGMSAEHLTELIKEHNIRCPECGGELGEVWYFNLMFETKIGPYGDQKGYLRPETAQGIFVNFKRLNAFARNRLPFGVFQVGKAYRNEISPRKGMLRLREFTQAEAEIFFNPKETAHPHFDEVKDEVLLLYPIENQLKNLGMVKMTAEKAVKNGYVMNTFFAYYMVMVKRTLLDIGIPEDKIRFRQQLPEERAHYSRDTWDAEIYSERFGWVECVGIANRGDYDLSRHLRESGTDLTVLIHYDEPKIIKHLKVNLNMKRVGPKLKKDAKRINDLIQGWGEEKKRELVELLKKDGKVEIEGYDLEKDDFIIKEIKEKVTGEKIVPHVLEPSFGIDRPFYLLLENSLVIEEDRTYLRLKKDMAPIEVAVLPLVAKEPLKGIAYELSRTLQKAGFIAVYDEKDTVGRRYMRYDEIGTPYCVTVDNQTPEDNTVTIRDRDTREQVRVSIAELPEKLRELIFRG, from the coding sequence ATGGAAAAAAAGCCCGATAAGTATGAAATCTTGCAGGATTTGATGAGGAGGCGGGGCTTTGCCTGGGGCAGCTTTGAAATCTACGGCGGTTCACGCGGATTCTATGATTACGGTCCGCTCGGGGCGGCTATAAAGCGTAAAATCGAGCGGAAGATAAGGAAAGCCTTCCAGAGGGAGGGCTTCTTCGAGCTTGAGACACCGGACATAACACCGGAAAAGGTCTTCATAGCGAGCGGCCACATCGAGAAGTTCGTCGATCCGATAGTCGAGTGCCGGAAATGCGGCGCCCGCTTTAGAGCAGATCATCTCGTTGAAGAAGCCCTCGGAATAGACACCGAGGGAATGAGCGCTGAGCACCTTACGGAACTCATTAAGGAGCACAACATACGCTGTCCCGAGTGCGGCGGCGAGCTTGGTGAGGTCTGGTACTTCAACCTCATGTTCGAGACCAAGATAGGCCCCTATGGAGATCAGAAGGGCTACCTAAGGCCCGAGACCGCCCAGGGTATCTTCGTCAACTTTAAGCGCCTTAACGCCTTCGCGAGAAACAGGCTCCCCTTCGGCGTCTTCCAGGTTGGAAAGGCCTACCGCAACGAGATTTCACCGAGGAAGGGGATGCTCCGCCTCAGGGAGTTCACACAGGCAGAAGCGGAGATATTTTTCAACCCAAAGGAGACCGCTCATCCCCACTTCGACGAGGTTAAGGATGAGGTTCTCCTCCTCTACCCGATTGAAAACCAGCTCAAGAACCTTGGAATGGTGAAGATGACGGCCGAAAAGGCCGTGAAGAATGGCTACGTCATGAACACCTTCTTCGCCTACTACATGGTCATGGTTAAGAGGACGCTCCTCGACATCGGCATCCCCGAGGACAAGATACGCTTTAGACAACAGCTCCCGGAGGAGAGGGCACACTATTCGAGGGATACCTGGGACGCTGAAATCTACAGCGAGCGCTTCGGCTGGGTGGAGTGTGTTGGGATAGCCAATCGTGGCGACTACGACCTGAGCAGACACCTGCGTGAGAGCGGGACCGACCTTACCGTCCTCATCCACTACGATGAGCCGAAGATAATCAAGCACCTTAAAGTGAACCTCAACATGAAGCGCGTCGGTCCGAAGCTCAAGAAAGATGCCAAGAGGATAAACGACCTCATCCAGGGCTGGGGTGAGGAGAAGAAGCGCGAGCTGGTTGAGCTACTCAAGAAGGATGGCAAGGTTGAGATAGAGGGCTACGATCTTGAAAAGGATGACTTCATAATCAAGGAGATCAAAGAGAAGGTCACCGGCGAGAAGATAGTGCCCCACGTTCTTGAGCCGAGTTTTGGCATCGACAGGCCCTTCTACCTGCTCCTCGAGAACTCGCTGGTTATTGAGGAGGATAGAACTTACCTCAGGCTCAAGAAGGACATGGCGCCGATAGAAGTGGCTGTTCTGCCCCTCGTTGCTAAGGAGCCGCTCAAGGGCATCGCCTACGAGCTCTCCAGAACCCTTCAGAAGGCGGGCTTCATAGCGGTTTACGACGAGAAGGACACCGTTGGGAGGCGCTACATGCGCTACGACGAGATAGGCACGCCGTATTGCGTAACTGTTGACAACCAGACGCCAGAAGATAACACGGTTACCATTCGCGACCGCGACACGAGGGAGCAGGTGAGGGTTAGCATAGCGGAGCTTCCTGAAAAGCTGAGGGAGCTGATTTTCAGGGGTTAA
- a CDS encoding DUF402 domain-containing protein — protein MSRRIHLIYKRIPNRVLERDDEVVADLDNIIIARSSFSGMLTPLRVNGVKVIDNGYGMVYFAFVGKNYDILKVYDEEENFKGLYVDVLAYTRRDGDTLEMLDLFLDIFIFPNGEAFLLDEDELEMALNYGLIDRETFNFAYSVADELLEKLKRGEFPPQIVWEYG, from the coding sequence ATGTCGCGGAGAATCCACCTCATCTACAAGCGCATTCCCAACCGCGTGCTGGAACGAGACGACGAAGTGGTTGCAGATTTGGACAACATAATCATTGCCAGATCCAGCTTCTCCGGTATGCTCACCCCACTCAGGGTGAACGGTGTGAAAGTGATAGACAACGGCTATGGAATGGTGTATTTCGCCTTCGTCGGAAAGAACTATGACATCCTCAAGGTCTATGATGAAGAAGAGAACTTTAAAGGTCTCTATGTCGATGTTCTAGCATACACCAGACGCGATGGGGACACTCTGGAGATGCTCGATCTATTCCTGGATATCTTCATCTTCCCAAATGGAGAAGCCTTCCTCCTCGACGAGGATGAGCTTGAAATGGCCCTGAACTACGGGCTGATTGACAGGGAAACCTTTAACTTCGCCTATTCAGTGGCTGACGAACTGCTCGAAAAGCTCAAGCGCGGTGAGTTTCCGCCTCAAATCGTGTGGGAGTACGGGTGA
- a CDS encoding DUF167 domain-containing protein has product MEEVLKETKEGTLLLVYVQPNAKKDTVEGVDEWRGRLKVKIKAPPVEGKANKEVVKFFSKLLGVEVEIVNGETSREKDLLIKGMSPEEVRKKLDL; this is encoded by the coding sequence ATGGAAGAGGTCCTTAAGGAGACGAAGGAGGGGACTCTTTTACTCGTCTATGTCCAGCCAAATGCGAAGAAGGACACGGTTGAAGGCGTCGATGAATGGCGCGGCCGCTTGAAGGTTAAAATCAAGGCCCCACCCGTTGAGGGGAAGGCGAACAAGGAAGTGGTGAAGTTCTTCTCGAAGCTGCTCGGAGTGGAGGTCGAGATAGTGAATGGGGAAACGAGCAGGGAGAAGGATTTATTGATTAAGGGGATGAGCCCGGAAGAGGTGAGGAAGAAGCTCGACCTCTGA
- a CDS encoding PhzF family phenazine biosynthesis protein, giving the protein MNAVECGAFKVDAFTDRPFKGNPAAVVLDCPELDRETMLAIAGELNLSETAFVWFEEHGFRVRFFTPGDEIPLCGHATVATFYLLWCLGMAPEGVNRMFSRAGEIDVLIKDGKVWLKQLKPEVLGELNLEALKEILGSDNLAGPAFAMTTGTPEGIVGIPTFKELMDLRPDMERLAEFSRENGIIGVYVYTLDSQFDAAGRFFAPAIGVPEDPVTGTASGILAGYLRLTGKLVKDRYVFEQGHALRREGRVHVEFEGDQPWIGGKAVITFEGRLEL; this is encoded by the coding sequence GTGAACGCTGTGGAATGTGGGGCCTTTAAGGTGGACGCCTTCACGGACAGGCCGTTCAAAGGGAACCCAGCCGCCGTTGTTCTCGACTGTCCAGAGCTCGACAGGGAGACTATGCTGGCCATCGCGGGCGAGCTCAACCTCTCGGAGACTGCTTTTGTATGGTTTGAGGAACACGGGTTCAGGGTAAGGTTTTTCACCCCAGGGGACGAGATTCCCCTCTGCGGCCACGCGACGGTTGCTACCTTCTACCTGCTCTGGTGCCTCGGCATGGCGCCCGAGGGCGTCAACCGGATGTTCTCCAGGGCTGGTGAGATCGACGTCCTCATCAAAGACGGGAAGGTGTGGCTCAAGCAGCTGAAGCCCGAAGTCCTCGGCGAGTTGAACTTGGAAGCACTGAAAGAAATCTTGGGATCAGATAACCTTGCGGGGCCAGCGTTTGCGATGACGACGGGGACACCCGAGGGCATCGTTGGCATCCCGACGTTCAAGGAGCTGATGGATCTCCGGCCGGATATGGAGAGGCTCGCCGAGTTCTCAAGGGAAAACGGGATAATCGGGGTCTACGTTTATACCCTTGACTCCCAGTTTGATGCCGCAGGAAGATTCTTCGCTCCTGCCATTGGAGTTCCGGAAGATCCGGTAACTGGAACCGCCAGCGGGATTCTCGCCGGCTATCTAAGGCTCACGGGGAAGCTGGTAAAAGACAGGTACGTCTTTGAGCAGGGGCACGCTCTAAGGAGGGAGGGCAGGGTTCACGTTGAATTCGAAGGGGACCAGCCGTGGATCGGCGGGAAGGCCGTGATAACCTTTGAAGGGAGACTAGAACTTTAA
- a CDS encoding phosphorylating glyceraldehyde-3-phosphate dehydrogenase — translation MKVKVGVNGYGTIGKRVAYAVSRQDDMKLIGVTKTKPDFEAYRSRELGIPIYAASVEFLPRFEKVGFEASGTLEDLLNKVDVIVDATPGGMGVKNKVLYEKAGVKAVFEGGEKASTAEVSFVAQANYEKAIGKDYVRVVSCNTTGLTRTLSALQEYIDYAYAVMIRRAADPNDSKRGPINAITPSVIVPSHHGPDVQTVLPINIETSAFIVPTTLMHVHSIMIELKKPLTEKDVIDIFENTTRVLLFEKEKGFDSTAQIIEFARDLHREWNNLYEIAVWKESINIRGNRLFYIQAVHQESDVVPENVDAIRAMFELADKWGSIRKTNMSLGILK, via the coding sequence ATGAAGGTCAAGGTTGGTGTCAACGGTTACGGAACGATAGGGAAGCGCGTCGCCTACGCAGTTTCAAGGCAGGATGATATGAAGCTCATCGGCGTCACGAAGACGAAGCCAGACTTCGAGGCCTACCGCTCGAGGGAGCTTGGCATCCCGATATACGCCGCGAGCGTGGAGTTCCTCCCGCGCTTCGAGAAGGTAGGCTTTGAGGCCTCTGGAACGCTGGAAGACCTCCTAAACAAGGTCGATGTCATCGTCGATGCAACTCCCGGTGGAATGGGGGTGAAGAACAAGGTACTCTACGAGAAGGCCGGTGTGAAGGCGGTTTTCGAGGGCGGCGAAAAGGCCTCAACTGCGGAGGTCTCCTTCGTTGCCCAAGCCAACTACGAGAAGGCCATAGGGAAAGACTACGTCCGCGTCGTTTCCTGCAACACGACCGGTTTGACCAGAACGCTCTCAGCCCTGCAGGAGTACATAGACTACGCCTACGCCGTGATGATACGCCGCGCCGCAGACCCTAACGATTCCAAGCGCGGCCCGATAAATGCCATAACGCCAAGCGTTATAGTTCCATCGCACCACGGGCCGGACGTCCAGACGGTTCTTCCGATAAACATTGAGACCTCCGCGTTCATCGTGCCGACAACATTAATGCACGTCCATAGCATAATGATTGAACTGAAGAAGCCGCTGACTGAGAAAGACGTCATTGATATCTTCGAAAACACTACGCGCGTTCTGCTCTTCGAGAAGGAGAAGGGCTTCGACAGCACGGCACAGATTATAGAGTTTGCCCGCGACCTGCACCGTGAATGGAACAACCTCTACGAGATAGCGGTCTGGAAGGAGAGCATAAACATTCGCGGAAACAGGCTCTTTTACATCCAGGCGGTGCACCAGGAGAGCGATGTGGTTCCTGAGAACGTTGACGCAATAAGGGCGATGTTTGAGCTGGCGGATAAATGGGGGAGTATAAGGAAGACGAACATGAGTTTGGGGATTCTGAAGTGA